Part of the Effusibacillus pohliae DSM 22757 genome is shown below.
GTGCGGGCGGCTTTCTGTCCTCATCGGAATCAGCGATGAATTGATCGACAACATGTTTCATCAGCGTCTTAAAAACGCCGTGTTTTCGCCACAATTTCCGGGTCTTGACCAGAGGGTACGTTCCGTGCACAGCGGCGCCACCCAATCATGGACAACGGAAAAATCAAGCGCATCGTTGAGTTGGCGCAGGAAATGTTTCAAAAAATCATTGAGTCGAAAAAGGACAGAATGTTATACTGTCTACTATATAAAGACTGTATTCCTCCTGGAGTGAACAACGAGTCCGGATCCGTGTCATGAAAGGGAGAGTTGCTTGAAAGCGCGTAGACGATTTTACCTGGTGGCCGAGGAGATCATGCCGGAAGCGATGATCAAAACGGTACAAGTGAAGGAAATGCTCGCCCGCGGGGAGTTTGAAACGGTGAACGATGCGGTTAACGTCGTCGGGTTGTCCAGGTCCGCGTTTTACAAATACAGGGATCTAGTGTTTTTGTTCGATGACGAAAAGCGGGAGCGGCTGATCACTCTGTCGCTGATTCTGGAACACCGTTCGGGGATTTTGTCGACCGTTTTAAACACGATCGCGCAAACGGGCGGCAATATTATCACGATCACACAGGGCATCCCGTTGAGCCAGGCGGCACATGTGACCACGACGATCGACATCCGCCATCTGAACGTGTCGACGGACGAACTGACCAGGCGGCTGCAGGACTTGCAGGGCGTGCGCAAAGTGGAAATCGTCGGCTACAGTTGATCGGCTTGAATCGGAAGGAGAGAGACCAGCATGTGGAGAGGAATCATTGAAGAGTATCGGGAATTTCTGCCTGTTTCGGAGGAGACACCGGTCGTTACGCTGTTCGAGGGAAATACGCCGCTGTACCAGGCCCGCAAACTGTCGGACGCGGTGGGGGCGGAAGTCTGGTTGAAATACGAGGGGCTGAATCCGACCGGTTCGTTTAAGGACCGCGGCATGGCGATGGCGGTGACGAAAGCGAAAGAAGAAGGGGCGGAAGTGCTGATTTGTGCGTCGACCGGCAACACGTCGGCCGCGGCGGCAGCGTACGCGGCTCGAGCGGGCATGAAAGCGGTTGTGGTGATTCCGCACGGAAAGGTGGCGCTCGGCAAGCTGGCGCAAACGGTGATGTACGGGGCGGAAATCATCGAGATCGAAGGCAACTTCGACGAGGCGCTGGCGATCGTCCGGCAGATCTCGGAGACCCACCCTGTCAAATTGGTGAACTCCGTCAATCCGCAGCGGATCGAGGGGCAGAAAACGGGCGCTTTTGAAGTGTGCGATTCGTTGGGCGAAGCGCCGACCCATCTGGCGATTCCGGTCGGCAACGCCGGGAACATCACCGCTTACTGGAAAGGGTTCAACGAATACAGGCGGCACCGCCGCTGCGGCAAGCTGCCGAAGATGCTCGGCTTTGAGGCGGCCGGGTCGGCGGCGATCGTCAAGGGCAAGGTGATTGAAAATCCGGAAACGGTCGCAACCGCCATCCGGATCGGCAATCCGGCCAGTTGGCAGCATGCGGTGGAAGCGGCCAAGCTGTCGAAAGGCAAAATCGATCTGGTCGAGGATGAAGAGATTTTGCATGCCTATCGACTGGTTGCTGCGGAGGGCGTATTTTGTGAACCCGCCTCGGCCGCATCGGTGGCGGGCGTGTTGAAGCTGGCAAAATCGGGTTATTTTTCCGAGAACGACCGGATCGTTTGCGTGTTGACCGGCAACGGTTTGAAAGACCCGGATTCTGCGATGAAATACGGCATTTCGATTGAACCGAAGGTCGTGCCTGCCAGCCAAGAGGCGGTTGTCCGATCGATCTTCGGGTAGGAGGAAGCCGCATGGGAGTTCGTGTGCGCGTTCCGGCGACAACTGCCAATTTGGGTCCCGGATTTGACACATTTGGCATGGCGTTATCGCTTTACAATACAGTGGAAGCCGCCTGGTCGAGCGGCGGTCTGCAAATCGAAGTGACCGGCGATGGCGCACAGCTTGTGCCGGTCGATGAAACGAATGCAGTGTACCAGGCGATGCGATCGGTGTTTGAGCTGGCCGGGCAGGCGAGCCTGCTGGACGAGCGGGGGCTCAGCATCCGGATTCACAACGAGGTACCCGTCACGCGCGGCATGGGAAGCTCGGCGACGGCGATCGTCGGCGGCTTGTGGGTTGCCAACGAACTGCTTGGACAGCCGCTTTCCAAGGGAAAATTGCTGCAACTGGCGGTCGAGTTGGAAGGGCATCCCGACAATGTGGCGCCGGCGATTTTTGGAGGCATCGTCGCGGCTGGGATGGTTGGCGGAAAAGTGTACGTGAAGCGATTTTCGCCGCTGGCCGGCATGCAGTGCGTGGTTGCGGTGCCCGAGTTTCAGCTTGCCACCCGTACCAGCCGCAAGGCGCTGCCGCCTGCGGTTCCTCATGCAGATGCAGTGAGCAACGTTAATCGGGCGAGTCTAATGGTCGCCGCGCTGGTGGACGGCGATTTGGAGCTGTTTTGTGAACTGATGGAAGACCGGCTGCATGAACCGTACCGGATGCCGCTCATTCCCGGCATGAAGGAAGCGATCGCCCGTGCCAAGAAGGCCGGTGCGCTGGCGGCTGTGCTTTCCGGTTCCGGCCCCGCCCTGATCGCTTTCTGCCGAGGCGAAGGGGCCGATGTAGGGGCTGCTTTGCAGTCGGGATTTCGTTCGGAAGGGATCGATTCGAACATTTTATATCTGCAACCGGCCGAGCGCGGGGTGGAAATTTTTCATTCAATTCCCAAATAATTCCTTGCCCGCTGTGCATCCTTTGATCTGGCAAAATACCGCGGATTCATCCGGCAAGCGGGCAAACTGCAGGCGACGGACAAGCGATTGTTGGAGGACCCCTGTACCGATGCTGGCGGCCGACCAGGCAGGAACGTATCTGTATGCGGGTCCAGGCATGCATCTGTATCAACCGACAGCGGATTGCAACCGGTGGACGGCAATACACCGAATTTTTGCAAATCGAGGATGTGTTCTCCGCCGCCAGGTACCCGGTTTATGTACGGACGGGAGCGGCGGTGAACTGGGTAGGGTCCAGGTAAAGCAGCGCAAAGTGCAGCGGCTGCACCTGGATCCGCGGCTGGCATCGCCATTTCAGTTCGGCGACCCTTAATTCCCGCTCGGCCGAATACAGGTCCATTTTCTCCTCGTTTTCCAGAATGAGCGATTCATAGTAGGTTTCCAGCTGATTGATCTCCTGCGCCAATTGCTCTTTTGCCAGTTCCGCCCAGGTGTGGTCGCTGTTCCGGATTTCCTCAAGGATCGTGTTTTTGATCCGCTGCCAGCCGGTTTGCAGGGATGCAACGAGCAAACCGGTTTGCTTGAGCTGTTCCCGGTAATGTTCCGGCAGTTGGCACGACATCGGCAGGTCGCGGACCGCTTCGTACAGATCGGGGATCACTTGGTTATTTCGCAGGTTGACGCCGAAGGAGCGGAGTTCATCCCGGCGCCGGTCGGCCAGATAGGAGATCTTGACATTTGTCAATAAAAACGGGACGCGCCGATTGGAGGGGGTTGCCGTTTGGTACTGGCAGACGAATTGGCCGCGGCGGGCGGCCGATTGAAAAATTTTTTCCAGCCGGTAGCTGCCCAGTGCGACCAGCTCGGTTCGCTCGACGCCGGCGATCTCCGTCTCCGAATCGAACACAAGGTTCAGCACGGTCGGAGGTACATCTTGCCCGATCGCTTCCACCCACATCCAATAATACGGGCGATCCATCAGTTCCTTGTCGATCTCGCGCGGCAGTTCCACTTGCAGAAAACCCGGTTCGTCCCGCAAAATCGGACAACCTGTGGCCTGAAAATAGCGTCTGCAATAGTGCTGGATCTGCGTCTTATCCATTCCCCTTTCCCCCTCACGCAGCATTGCACCAATCGGCTTGTCACGTTTTCGCGTAGTCTGTGAAGGTCTCTTTCAGGATTTCCTGTTTGACTTGTTCCATCCGGTCCCCCAGCTCGTTGAAACGGGCGGCAAACTCCTCTGTCGAGTTCGATTCGGCAAACCAATCCATGATATCGTTCTCAAAATTCTTGCTCAGTTTCATCCTGCCGATGATCATGTCCAGTTCGCCGATCACCATCTCGAACATGCGGATCTTTTCCTGCAGCAAATCGACGATATGCTCTTCGATCGTGCCGCGGGTGGCCAGGTTGTAGATAAACACGTCCCGTTCCTGCCCCAGACGGTGCACGCGGCCGATCCGCTGTTCGATCCGCATCGGGTTCCATGGGAGGTCGAAATTGATCACCTGGTTGCAAAACTGCAGGTTGATCCCCTCGCCGCCCGCTTCTGTTGCGACCAATACCTGCGCCCGTTTTTCGAACAGGTCCTGCATCCAGTCTTTTTTGCTGCGCTTGAATCCGCCGCGGAAGGGGATCGCGCGGATACCGGCCTGCTGCAGCATGTACATCAGATAGTCCTGGCTCGCCCGGTATTCGGTGAAGACGATCACTTTGTCGTTGCATGCCTCGATGATCTCGATCACCTTTTGGCCTTTCGTGTATTCGTCAAGCGGAATCGCACCGCACATCTCACGCAGCTGGCCGATCCTCGCTTTCAATGCGGCGGGCATTTTCGGATCCTGGTGCATTCGTTCCAGCGTCGGCAAGGCAGCGTAAGGTGTCGAGCAGATCTCCCGCTGCAAGGTGATCAGCGGCAGCACGTTTCCTTTTTCGGAGCGGCGTTTCAAATATTCTTCCTTGACGAACGACGACACCGCTTCGTACAATTCCCGCTCCTGCGGTGACAGATCCAGCGGGATCGACGTCACCTTGCGTTCGGTAAAAAAGACGCCGCCTTCACTCCGCTTGTTGCGAATCATCACTTGGGACAATGCGCTTTTCAGTTCGGCCGGATTTTTCGGCTTCCGCTTTTCTTCCATAAACGCGGCGGAAAACTGCTGGGCGCTGCCCAATTGGCCGGGTTTCAAAAGTGTGATCAGGTTGTACAGTTCCTGCATATCATTTTGAATCGGGGTGGCGGTCAGCAGCAGCATGTATTTTTTCCGGAGCCGGTTGATCAGTTCCCAGTTTTTCGTCTTGCGGTTTTTCAGTTTGTGCGCCTCGTCGACGATCACCAGATCCCAATCCTGCTCAAGGACGATCGTCCGGTGCGGCTCGCGTTTGGTGGTGTCGATCGAAGCGACGACGATGTCATAGGTCGTCCATGACCATTCGTTGCGCTGGGCGAACGCTTTGATCGCAAATTTTTCATTCAATTCCCGCGTCCACTGCAAAACAAGCGACGCGGGGACGAGGACCAGCGTTTTTTTGACAAGTCCGCGCATGATATATTCTTTCAGGATCAGGCCGGCTTCGATCGTCTTCCCGAGCCCGACTTCGTCGGCAAGAATCGCCCGGCCGTGCAGTTCGTTCAACACCCGTCTGGCTGTCTCAATCTGATGCGGATACGGGATGATGGAGGGCAGATGCTGCAAGCAAAGCAGCTGGTCGAACGTCGGAACGACCTTTGTCTCCTCCGCTTCCCATATGAGCTGAAACAGGGTCCAGTCATCCCACTGCCCATTTTGCACCCGCTCCAAAAACTGCCCGAACAGCGTCTCGTCAATCGAGCATTCGGGTGCACCAGACATTTGATCGTTTTGCAAAGAATCTGGTTTCATGGGCTCACCTCTTGTGGTATAATCAAGGTGCTGAAATAGATTGTGTCAAAATTGGAATTTTATACGCGGCGGATGACTGTTACGGGAGAGAACGATCGATCGTCGCCGAAGGAGCAAGTGGAGATGGCCCGGATGTCCACGAATCTCTCAGGCAGAAGTACCGTAAACAGGACGCGACTCTGGAGAGAGCTGTGCAAACGGCCACCAAAGGGGCAACTTCCCGCGGCGGGAAGGGAACTCTCAGGTAGCGAGGACAGAGACACGAAGGGATTTTTCCCGCTCGTGTCTCTTTTTATTTCTCTCAAATCGGGAACTTTATACTAAGCGGGAATCGGAATGCGCTTGCGGAACATGTTGAGGAGGGGTATGGATGGCAGACCTGAAACGAACGCCGCTGTTTCCCTTGTATGCGGAATACGGCGGGAAAACGATCGATTTCGGCGGATGGGAACTGCCCGTGCAATTCTCCAGCATTCTGGAGGAGCATGAGGCGGTTCGCACGCGTGCCGGCTTGTTCGATGTGTCGCACATGGGCGAAATCGAAGTGAAAGGACCGGACGCGTTGGCCAACATCCAGCGCTGGATCACCAATGACGCTTCCAGGCTGGAGGT
Proteins encoded:
- the thrC gene encoding threonine synthase — protein: MWRGIIEEYREFLPVSEETPVVTLFEGNTPLYQARKLSDAVGAEVWLKYEGLNPTGSFKDRGMAMAVTKAKEEGAEVLICASTGNTSAAAAAYAARAGMKAVVVIPHGKVALGKLAQTVMYGAEIIEIEGNFDEALAIVRQISETHPVKLVNSVNPQRIEGQKTGAFEVCDSLGEAPTHLAIPVGNAGNITAYWKGFNEYRRHRRCGKLPKMLGFEAAGSAAIVKGKVIENPETVATAIRIGNPASWQHAVEAAKLSKGKIDLVEDEEILHAYRLVAAEGVFCEPASAASVAGVLKLAKSGYFSENDRIVCVLTGNGLKDPDSAMKYGISIEPKVVPASQEAVVRSIFG
- a CDS encoding YqhG family protein, which gives rise to MDKTQIQHYCRRYFQATGCPILRDEPGFLQVELPREIDKELMDRPYYWMWVEAIGQDVPPTVLNLVFDSETEIAGVERTELVALGSYRLEKIFQSAARRGQFVCQYQTATPSNRRVPFLLTNVKISYLADRRRDELRSFGVNLRNNQVIPDLYEAVRDLPMSCQLPEHYREQLKQTGLLVASLQTGWQRIKNTILEEIRNSDHTWAELAKEQLAQEINQLETYYESLILENEEKMDLYSAERELRVAELKWRCQPRIQVQPLHFALLYLDPTQFTAAPVRT
- a CDS encoding ACT domain-containing protein; the encoded protein is MKARRRFYLVAEEIMPEAMIKTVQVKEMLARGEFETVNDAVNVVGLSRSAFYKYRDLVFLFDDEKRERLITLSLILEHRSGILSTVLNTIAQTGGNIITITQGIPLSQAAHVTTTIDIRHLNVSTDELTRRLQDLQGVRKVEIVGYS
- the thrB gene encoding homoserine kinase; the encoded protein is MGVRVRVPATTANLGPGFDTFGMALSLYNTVEAAWSSGGLQIEVTGDGAQLVPVDETNAVYQAMRSVFELAGQASLLDERGLSIRIHNEVPVTRGMGSSATAIVGGLWVANELLGQPLSKGKLLQLAVELEGHPDNVAPAIFGGIVAAGMVGGKVYVKRFSPLAGMQCVVAVPEFQLATRTSRKALPPAVPHADAVSNVNRASLMVAALVDGDLELFCELMEDRLHEPYRMPLIPGMKEAIARAKKAGALAAVLSGSGPALIAFCRGEGADVGAALQSGFRSEGIDSNILYLQPAERGVEIFHSIPK
- a CDS encoding DEAD/DEAH box helicase is translated as MKPDSLQNDQMSGAPECSIDETLFGQFLERVQNGQWDDWTLFQLIWEAEETKVVPTFDQLLCLQHLPSIIPYPHQIETARRVLNELHGRAILADEVGLGKTIEAGLILKEYIMRGLVKKTLVLVPASLVLQWTRELNEKFAIKAFAQRNEWSWTTYDIVVASIDTTKREPHRTIVLEQDWDLVIVDEAHKLKNRKTKNWELINRLRKKYMLLLTATPIQNDMQELYNLITLLKPGQLGSAQQFSAAFMEEKRKPKNPAELKSALSQVMIRNKRSEGGVFFTERKVTSIPLDLSPQERELYEAVSSFVKEEYLKRRSEKGNVLPLITLQREICSTPYAALPTLERMHQDPKMPAALKARIGQLREMCGAIPLDEYTKGQKVIEIIEACNDKVIVFTEYRASQDYLMYMLQQAGIRAIPFRGGFKRSKKDWMQDLFEKRAQVLVATEAGGEGINLQFCNQVINFDLPWNPMRIEQRIGRVHRLGQERDVFIYNLATRGTIEEHIVDLLQEKIRMFEMVIGELDMIIGRMKLSKNFENDIMDWFAESNSTEEFAARFNELGDRMEQVKQEILKETFTDYAKT